From a single Pseudomonas cremoricolorata genomic region:
- a CDS encoding OmpA family protein: MRKHVMIPALLALSVGLAACSHDPNPNLESARSNFSALQSDPQSSKVAALETKDAQDWLNKADKAYMDREDDKKVDQLAYLTNQRVEVAKQTIALRTAEAELKGAAAERAKARLDARDAQIKKLQNELNAKQTDRGTLVTFGDVLFDFNKAELKSSALPNITKLAQFLSENPERKVIVEGYTDSVGSDSYNLSLSDRRAGAVSTALVRAGVDPSRIVSQGYGKQYPVADNSSNSGRAQNRRVEVTISNDNQPVAPRSTIR, translated from the coding sequence ATGCGCAAACACGTAATGATCCCTGCCCTGCTCGCTCTGAGCGTTGGTCTGGCTGCCTGCTCCCACGACCCGAACCCTAACCTGGAATCGGCTCGCAGCAACTTCTCGGCGCTGCAAAGCGACCCGCAGTCGAGCAAAGTCGCGGCCCTGGAAACCAAGGACGCCCAGGATTGGCTGAACAAGGCTGACAAAGCCTACATGGATCGCGAAGACGACAAGAAGGTCGACCAGCTGGCCTACCTGACCAACCAGCGCGTTGAAGTCGCCAAGCAGACCATCGCCCTGCGCACCGCCGAAGCCGAGCTCAAGGGTGCAGCTGCCGAGCGCGCCAAGGCCCGCCTGGACGCCCGTGACGCGCAGATCAAGAAACTGCAGAACGAGCTGAACGCCAAGCAGACCGACCGCGGCACCCTGGTGACCTTCGGCGACGTGCTGTTCGACTTCAACAAGGCCGAGCTGAAAAGCAGCGCCCTGCCGAACATCACCAAGCTGGCGCAGTTCCTGAGCGAGAATCCGGAACGTAAGGTCATCGTCGAGGGTTACACCGACAGCGTTGGTTCCGACAGCTACAACCTGTCGCTGTCCGACCGCCGCGCTGGTGCCGTTAGCACTGCCCTGGTACGTGCCGGTGTCGATCCATCGCGCATCGTTTCGCAAGGCTATGGCAAGCAATACCCAGTGGCTGACAACTCCAGCAACTCGGGCCGTGCGCAGAACCGTCGTGTGGAAGTTACCATCTCCAACGACAACCAGCCTGTCGCACCGCGTTCGACCATCCGCTAA
- a CDS encoding DUF4398 domain-containing protein encodes MELTTMKTRIAKPSSFNMRGLKLAALALGSSLVLAGCAGKPPTEQYAVTQSAVNSAVSAGGTEFAAVEMKAAQDKFKKAEIAMHDKKYEDARILAEQAEWDARVAERKAQAAKAQKAVQDARQGVQEVREEGMRAAE; translated from the coding sequence ATGGAGTTGACCACCATGAAGACCCGCATCGCAAAACCTTCTTCCTTCAACATGCGCGGGCTCAAGCTGGCCGCACTGGCCCTGGGCAGCAGCCTGGTGCTGGCCGGTTGTGCTGGCAAGCCCCCGACCGAGCAGTACGCCGTGACCCAATCGGCGGTCAACTCGGCGGTCAGCGCTGGCGGCACCGAGTTCGCGGCGGTCGAGATGAAGGCAGCCCAGGACAAGTTCAAGAAAGCTGAAATCGCCATGCACGACAAGAAGTACGAAGACGCCCGAATCCTGGCCGAGCAGGCTGAGTGGGATGCCCGCGTAGCCGAGCGTAAAGCTCAGGCCGCCAAGGCCCAGAAGGCTGTACAGGACGCCCGTCAAGGGGTTCAGGAAGTGCGTGAGGAAGGTATGCGCGCCGCTGAATAA
- the ppc gene encoding phosphoenolpyruvate carboxylase gives MTDIDVRLREDVHLLGELLGETIRQQHGEAFVQKIEAIRHSAKADRSGAGEQLSSTLDSLADDELLPVARAFNQFLNLANIAEQYQLIHRRSDDQPLPFEARVLPELLARLKQAGHDERGLAEQLAQLQIELVLTAHPTEVARRTLIQKYDAIAAQLAAQDHRDLTEAERQQVRERLQRLIAEAWHTEEIRRTRPTPVDEAKWGFAVIEHSLWQAIPNHLRKVDAALHAATGQRLPLQAAPIRFASWMGGDRDGNPNVTASVTREVLLLARWMAADLFLRDVDALAAELSMQQASAALREQVGDSREPYRAVLKQLRERLRATRAWAHASLEVTQPAGPEVLVDNQQLIAPLQLCHASLHACGMGVIADGPLLDCLRRAVTFGLFLVRLDVRQDAGRHRDALSEITAYLGLGHYAQWSEVQRMDFLQAELNNPRPLLPAHFQAEDDTAEVLATCREVASAPAASLGSYVISMAGAASDVLAVQLLLKEAGLTRPMRVVPLFETLADLDNAGPVIEQLLQLQGYRASLQGPQEVMIGYSDSAKDAGTTAAAWAQYRAQESLVNICRAHDVELLLFHGRGGTVGRGGGPAHAAILSQPPGSVAGRFRTTEQGEMIRFKFGLPGIAEQNLNLYLAAVLEATLLPPPLPQPAWRQVMDQLASDGVAAYRQVVRENSDFVEYFRQSTPEQELGRLPLGSRPAKRRAGGIESLRAIPWIFGWTQTRLMLPAWLGWETALDNALARGEGDLLGQMREQWPFFRTRIDMLEMVLAKADAQIAEAYDQRLVQPHLLGLGSHLRDLLSQSCELVLGLTGQSVLLAHSPDTLEFIRLRNTYLDPLHRLQAELLARTRGREAALDSPLEQALLVTVAGIAAGLRNTG, from the coding sequence ATGACCGATATCGATGTGCGCTTGCGCGAAGACGTCCATCTACTGGGCGAGCTATTGGGTGAAACGATTCGTCAGCAGCACGGCGAAGCATTTGTGCAGAAGATCGAAGCCATTCGCCACAGCGCCAAGGCCGACCGCAGCGGTGCCGGGGAACAGCTGAGCAGCACCCTCGACAGCCTGGCTGACGATGAGTTGCTGCCGGTGGCGCGGGCGTTCAACCAGTTTCTCAACCTGGCCAACATTGCCGAGCAGTACCAGTTGATCCACCGCCGCAGCGACGATCAGCCCCTACCGTTCGAAGCCCGCGTGCTGCCCGAACTGCTCGCCCGACTCAAGCAGGCCGGGCACGATGAACGGGGCCTGGCCGAGCAGTTGGCGCAGTTGCAGATCGAACTGGTCCTCACTGCACACCCCACGGAAGTGGCCAGGCGTACGTTGATCCAGAAATACGACGCCATCGCTGCGCAACTGGCTGCACAAGACCACCGGGACCTCACCGAGGCCGAGCGTCAGCAGGTGCGTGAGCGCTTGCAGCGGCTGATCGCCGAGGCCTGGCATACCGAGGAAATCCGTCGCACTCGACCCACGCCCGTGGATGAAGCGAAGTGGGGCTTCGCGGTGATCGAGCATTCACTCTGGCAGGCCATTCCCAACCATCTGCGCAAGGTCGATGCGGCGTTGCACGCCGCCACCGGGCAACGGCTGCCGCTGCAGGCTGCGCCCATCCGCTTCGCCTCGTGGATGGGGGGCGACCGTGATGGCAACCCCAACGTCACGGCCTCGGTCACCCGTGAAGTGCTGCTGCTGGCACGCTGGATGGCCGCTGATCTGTTCCTGCGCGACGTCGATGCACTGGCTGCCGAGCTGTCCATGCAGCAGGCCAGCGCGGCGCTGCGCGAACAGGTCGGTGATAGCCGTGAGCCTTACCGGGCGGTGCTCAAGCAACTGCGCGAGCGTCTGCGAGCCACCCGTGCCTGGGCCCATGCCAGCCTTGAGGTCACCCAGCCCGCCGGGCCTGAGGTACTGGTCGACAACCAGCAACTGATCGCGCCGCTGCAACTGTGCCATGCCTCGCTGCACGCCTGTGGGATGGGGGTAATCGCCGACGGCCCGTTGCTCGACTGCTTGCGCCGAGCCGTGACCTTCGGCCTGTTCCTGGTACGCCTGGACGTGCGCCAGGACGCCGGCCGCCACCGCGACGCGCTGTCGGAAATCACCGCCTACCTCGGCCTTGGCCACTACGCCCAGTGGAGCGAGGTGCAGCGCATGGACTTTCTGCAAGCCGAGCTGAACAATCCAAGGCCGCTGTTGCCGGCGCACTTCCAGGCCGAGGACGACACCGCCGAAGTGCTCGCCACCTGCCGTGAAGTGGCGTCGGCGCCTGCGGCTTCGCTGGGCTCCTACGTGATTTCCATGGCCGGTGCAGCTTCCGATGTGCTGGCCGTGCAACTGCTGCTCAAGGAAGCCGGTCTGACCCGGCCGATGCGTGTGGTGCCGTTGTTCGAGACGTTGGCTGATCTGGACAACGCAGGCCCGGTGATCGAGCAACTGCTGCAGTTGCAGGGTTACCGCGCCAGCCTGCAAGGCCCGCAGGAAGTGATGATCGGCTATTCCGATTCGGCCAAGGATGCCGGCACCACGGCGGCTGCCTGGGCGCAGTACCGCGCCCAGGAAAGCCTGGTGAACATCTGCCGCGCACACGATGTCGAGCTGCTGCTGTTCCATGGCCGTGGCGGCACGGTGGGACGCGGCGGTGGACCGGCCCATGCGGCGATCCTGTCGCAGCCACCCGGCTCGGTGGCCGGGCGCTTCCGAACCACCGAACAGGGCGAGATGATCCGCTTCAAGTTCGGTCTGCCGGGCATTGCCGAGCAGAACCTCAACCTTTACCTGGCGGCGGTGCTGGAGGCGACCCTGCTGCCGCCGCCCTTGCCGCAGCCGGCCTGGCGCCAGGTCATGGATCAGCTCGCCAGCGATGGGGTGGCTGCCTACCGCCAGGTGGTGCGGGAAAACTCGGACTTCGTCGAGTACTTCCGCCAGTCGACGCCGGAACAGGAGCTTGGCCGTCTGCCGTTGGGCAGTCGTCCGGCCAAACGGCGTGCCGGCGGAATCGAGAGCCTGCGGGCGATTCCGTGGATCTTCGGCTGGACTCAGACGCGCTTGATGCTGCCGGCCTGGCTCGGCTGGGAAACGGCCCTGGACAATGCGCTGGCACGCGGTGAGGGCGATCTGCTGGGGCAGATGCGTGAGCAGTGGCCGTTTTTCCGCACCCGCATCGACATGCTGGAGATGGTTCTGGCCAAGGCTGACGCACAAATCGCCGAGGCCTACGACCAACGTCTGGTGCAACCGCACCTGCTGGGGTTAGGCAGTCATTTGCGCGACCTATTGTCGCAGTCGTGCGAGCTGGTATTGGGGCTTACCGGGCAGTCGGTGCTACTCGCCCACAGCCCCGACACCCTGGAGTTTATCCGCCTGCGCAACACCTACCTCGACCCCTTGCACCGCTTGCAGGCCGAACTGCTGGCCCGCACCCGAGGCCGCGAAGCCGCTCTGGACAGCCCGCTGGAGCAGGCCTTGCTGGTGACCGTAGCAGGCATCGCCGCGGGCTTGCGTAATACTGGCTGA
- the adk gene encoding adenylate kinase has translation MRVILLGAPGAGKGTQAKFITEKFGIPQISTGDMLRAAVKAGTPLGLELKKVMDAGQLVSDELIIDLVKERIAQSDCANGCLFDGFPRTIPQAEAMQQAGVAIDNVVEIAVDDEEIVGRMAGRRVHLASGRTYHIQYNPPKVEGKDDVTGEDLIQRDDDREETVRHRLSVYHTQTKPLVDFYQKLAAVQGKPKYSHIEGVGSVDSITAKVLAALS, from the coding sequence ATGCGCGTAATTCTGCTGGGAGCTCCCGGGGCCGGCAAAGGTACTCAGGCAAAGTTCATCACCGAAAAGTTCGGTATCCCTCAGATCTCCACCGGCGACATGCTGCGCGCCGCGGTCAAAGCCGGTACGCCGCTGGGCCTGGAGCTGAAGAAAGTCATGGATGCCGGCCAACTGGTGTCGGACGAGCTGATCATCGATTTGGTCAAGGAGCGCATCGCCCAGTCTGATTGCGCCAATGGCTGCCTGTTCGATGGCTTCCCGCGCACCATTCCCCAGGCCGAAGCCATGCAGCAGGCCGGTGTCGCGATCGACAACGTGGTCGAGATCGCCGTCGACGATGAAGAAATCGTCGGTCGCATGGCCGGTCGCCGTGTGCACCTGGCCTCGGGTCGTACCTACCACATCCAGTACAACCCGCCGAAGGTCGAGGGCAAGGACGACGTCACAGGCGAAGACCTGATCCAGCGCGACGACGACCGCGAAGAAACCGTGCGTCATCGCCTGTCGGTCTACCACACCCAGACCAAGCCGCTGGTGGACTTCTATCAGAAACTCGCCGCTGTTCAAGGCAAGCCCAAATACAGCCACATCGAAGGCGTCGGTTCGGTCGACTCGATCACCGCCAAGGTGCTCGCAGCGCTCAGCTGA